In Cumulibacter manganitolerans, the genomic window GTCCGGCACCCCGATCACTGACATCGACACCGTCATCGTGGCGACCTGCTCGGCGTTCGACCGGTCCCCGAACATGGCCGCCCGGGTGGCTCTCTCCCTCGGCATGCAGAACAACCCGGCGACCATCGACGTGAACACCGCCTGCTCGGGATTCCCGCACGCCATCGCGATCGCGCAGCAGGCGATCGCCTTCGGCTCCACCAAGACCGCGTTGGTGATCGGCTCGGAGAAGCTCTCTGACGTCACCGACTACAACGACCGCACGACCTGCGTGCTGACCGCCGACGGCGCCGGCGCGATGGTGGTCACGGCGTCCGAGGACCAGCAGATCTCCCCCGTCGTGTGGGGGTCGGTCCCCGAGATGGGCGACGCCGTCCGCATCGAGCGCAGCAACGACGACAAGTTCGCGCAGAACGGCCAGGCGGTGTTCCGCTGGACGACGACGCAGCTGCCGAAGATCGCCAAGGAAATCCTCGCCCGCGCCGGCCTCGAGCCGCAGGACGTCGGAGTCATCGTGCTGCACCAGGCCAACCTGCGCATCATCGAGCCGCTGGCCCGGAAGATCGGCGCCGAGCAGGCGCTCGTCGCCACCGACGTCACCGAGTCGGGCAACACCTCCGCCGCGTCGATCCCGCTCGCGCTGTCCAAGCTGATGGAGTCCAACCCGATCCCGTCGGGCACGCCGGTGCTGATGTTCGCCTTCGGTGGCGGCCTGTCGTACGCCGGCCAGGTCATCCAGGCACCGTAGCGCCCCGCGCGCTGACGGAATGATCGGGCGAACAGCAGCGGTTGGGGAGGGCGCAGTGGCTTCGGAGTCTCGGGCGGAAAGGCTGCGCTGGGTCGTTGAGCTGTCGCGGGAGCCACTGCGGGCGATCGAAACGGTGCCGCTGAAGTCGTATTCCAAGTGGGCGCGTGGTACCGCTATCGCCGCTGGTCTCATCTTGTTCTCTTCGGTGGCGAATGCGGGCTCGGCCAAGTACTCCGGCGGCGACCTCGTCCGCATGTTCGTCGTCGGCCTGGTCGTCGGTGCAATCTCTCTCTACTTGACGATTCGCATCCGCCGAGTCAATGCCGCTCTGGCTGCGCACAAGCAGAAGTGGTCGCCGATCTTCCACTACTTCGAGAGCCTGCCCAACCGGCCTGTGACGCTGGAGGACGCCGCCGCCGCGAACGCCATCGATGTCGCGTACTGGATAGCGCATACGAAGGTGTGGCAGCACCCTGACCTGCTCGACAAGCACGACGCGCGACTGGACCTGCTCACCGAATTGCACGCGGTCCTCGATGCCGCACAGGACATCGCTGCCGTCCGCAGGACCGTTGGGAAGCGCACTGCCTCGTACGCCGACCAGTGGCAGACGGATATCGATGCCTTGGACCGGCTCGCTCGGCAAGTGCAGGACCGCGTGAGCATCCTGCATCAGTACCGCGAGACGATCGCTCGGATCATGGCCACGATGGATGACGTCGCCGACCAACAACGTCGCCGTGCGGCAGCGTCAGCGGTCGACGACCTCGTCCGGCGCCGCGGCGGTGACGAGATGCTGACCCGAGCAGCCGCTTTGCGGGCGGCGGACATCGCGTCGAGCGAACCCCGCGTGGCGGCGTACCTTCGGGCCGCTCACGACGTCAAGAGCATCTTCGATACCCCGTTCGTGATCACGAGGTAGGGCTCCTAGTCAGCTGATCGTCGCCTTGACCGCGCCGACGACCCGCGCGGTGAACGCCTGCCGACGCTGGCGTTCGTCCTCGCGCGAGATCGGCACCTCGAGGACGCGGATGCCCGCGGGCCGCTCGCCCAGCGCCGATCGCAGTTCCTCGCGGGTCGTGCATCGCTGATATGTCGTCGATGTGGCGGCGCACAGCTTCTCGATGCTCGTGCCGTGCGGGGTGCCGAAGACGCGTTCGAAGTGCTCGGCATAGTCCGGCGCACCCTGCTCCAGGCTGGCGAAGATCGCCCCGCCGTCGTTGTTGAGGACGACGATGGTCAGGTCGGGCCGCGGCTCTGCCGGGCCGATGACGAGGCCGGTCGTGTCGTGGAGGAACGCCAGATCGCCGAGCAGCGCGGTGGCCGAGCTCTCCGGATCTGCCGCCTGCGCGGCGAGTGCGGCACCGACGGACGTCGAAACGAGACCGTCGATGCCGGCCGCACCGCGGTTGACCACGACCCACTGCGCGCTGCGGGTGGACCGCTCGTCGAGGTCGCGGATGGGGTTGGACGACGCGACGACGAGCAGGTCGGGGGCCGAGGCGGCGACGACGGCTGTCGCCGCGCCGGCGTCGAAGGTGGCGGCGGTCTCGGCGTCGATCTGCCGCGCCGCTGCGACGTCGGCCGCGCGCCACGCCTCGGCGTACTCGCGGTCCACCGTGCCCGCGATGGTGAGGCTGGACGCCCGCAGCGCGGGGGATCCGGTCTGCAGCGGGTTGATCAGGCTGGGGTCGTCGCTGACCACCGTGACGGCGACGTCCGGCCTCGACGCCAGCGCCGGGATGGGCCGGCTCAGGGTCGGCCGCCCGACGATCAACAGATGGTCGGGCCGGCGTTCGTCGACCAGGCCGGACCGCAGCAGGAAGGCGCCGGCCCGCAGGCATGCCGGACCGGCGGAGGCCAGCGCGCTGCCCGCCTCCACGTGCACCGGGTAGCCGGCGGCGACGGCGCTGCGGATCGCCGAGCGGGCGAGCAGCTCGCCGCACTCGGCGACGACCACGAGGGCCCGTTCGGGCAGCGCGATCTCGGCCGCGGCGGCCGCGACGGGCAGCGGGTCCGCCTCCTCGCCGTCCTGGATGGGGGTGATGAAGTCGAGGTCGTCGGGCACCAGCGGCGGGGTGAGCCCGAGGTCGATCTGCACGGGGCCGGGACCGGCCGGTGACGTGGTCATCGCGAGAATGCCGCTGTGCAAGGTGGCGTCCCACGTCTCGGGCCGCTGGTCGTCGACGTGCACGGCGAGCCGGGCGGCGTCCCCGTACAGGCCCACCTGCTTGATGGTCTGGTTGGCGCCGGTGCCGAGCATGAACAGCGGCCGGTTGGCGGTGACGACGGCCATCGGGGTGAGCGACAGGCTCGCCTCGATCACCGCCGGATGGAAGTTCGCCGCCGCGGTGCCGGACGTCGACACCACCGCCGTGGGTAGGCCGCTGCCCTTGCCGAGCCCGAGCGCGAGGAACGCCGCCGTGCGCTCGTCGATGCGTACGTGCAGGCGCAGCAGCCCCCGGCTCTCGGCCTCGGCGAGCTCGAGCGACAGCGGCGTGTTGCGGGATCCGGGCGACAGCACGAAGTCGCGCACGCCCG contains:
- a CDS encoding beta-ketoacyl-ACP synthase III, with the translated sequence MIGSRVLSVGHYQPPRVVTNHELAEIVDTNDEWIQRRVGIRERRWAAPEETVDVMAAKAARDALQKSGTPITDIDTVIVATCSAFDRSPNMAARVALSLGMQNNPATIDVNTACSGFPHAIAIAQQAIAFGSTKTALVIGSEKLSDVTDYNDRTTCVLTADGAGAMVVTASEDQQISPVVWGSVPEMGDAVRIERSNDDKFAQNGQAVFRWTTTQLPKIAKEILARAGLEPQDVGVIVLHQANLRIIEPLARKIGAEQALVATDVTESGNTSAASIPLALSKLMESNPIPSGTPVLMFAFGGGLSYAGQVIQAP
- the menD gene encoding 2-succinyl-5-enolpyruvyl-6-hydroxy-3-cyclohexene-1-carboxylic-acid synthase; its protein translation is MSAVDLARSTIRALLLAGVRDFVLSPGSRNTPLSLELAEAESRGLLRLHVRIDERTAAFLALGLGKGSGLPTAVVSTSGTAAANFHPAVIEASLSLTPMAVVTANRPLFMLGTGANQTIKQVGLYGDAARLAVHVDDQRPETWDATLHSGILAMTTSPAGPGPVQIDLGLTPPLVPDDLDFITPIQDGEEADPLPVAAAAAEIALPERALVVVAECGELLARSAIRSAVAAGYPVHVEAGSALASAGPACLRAGAFLLRSGLVDERRPDHLLIVGRPTLSRPIPALASRPDVAVTVVSDDPSLINPLQTGSPALRASSLTIAGTVDREYAEAWRAADVAAARQIDAETAATFDAGAATAVVAASAPDLLVVASSNPIRDLDERSTRSAQWVVVNRGAAGIDGLVSTSVGAALAAQAADPESSATALLGDLAFLHDTTGLVIGPAEPRPDLTIVVLNNDGGAIFASLEQGAPDYAEHFERVFGTPHGTSIEKLCAATSTTYQRCTTREELRSALGERPAGIRVLEVPISREDERQRRQAFTARVVGAVKATIS